The following are encoded together in the Candidatus Methylomirabilis oxygeniifera genome:
- the rpoN gene encoding RNA polymerase sigma-54 factor (Evidence 2a : Function of homologous gene experimentally demonstrated in an other organism; PubMedId : 1991712; Product type f : factor), with product MAFEAKLSLRQMQKMVMTPMLQQAIHLLQLSRMELLQAVRQEVEQNPVLEELIEGVEEPDEASALKTVAEEPTTERNGEGDTAEIDWDSYLQDASDYRPTIQYESIERFDSENLLTRSNSLQDHLLFQLHLTVRDDELLKLGSLIIGELDDNGYLRSSLDELAPLVSAPLESMESALQLIQSFDPAGVGARDLRECLLIQLRIGPKEHALAESIVNSYLPDLERHRFAKIAAALGASLREVQEAMTLIASLEPKPGKNYSSEEPQYITPDVYILKIDGRLLVALNEDGLPRLRVSRYYRQILSKQALASREAKGYVEEKMRSALWFIRSIEQRKRTLIKVAESLVKYQREFFEYGLSHLKPLTLREVADDISMHESTISRVTTNKYVQTPQGLFGLKYFFHRGVPSTVGEVVSSRRVRDLVRRYLTEEDSSKPLSDQKIVEILAKVHGVEIARRTVAKYRGQLKIPSSNQRRYV from the coding sequence ATGGCGTTTGAAGCGAAACTTAGTCTGCGACAGATGCAGAAGATGGTGATGACGCCGATGCTGCAGCAGGCGATTCACCTGTTGCAGTTGTCGCGGATGGAGCTGCTTCAAGCGGTGCGGCAGGAGGTTGAGCAGAATCCGGTTCTGGAAGAGTTGATAGAAGGGGTAGAGGAACCGGATGAGGCGTCGGCATTGAAAACCGTTGCTGAGGAGCCGACAACCGAACGCAACGGGGAAGGGGATACTGCGGAGATCGATTGGGACAGTTATCTTCAGGATGCCTCAGACTATCGGCCGACCATCCAATACGAGTCGATCGAACGATTCGACAGCGAAAACCTGTTAACCAGGTCAAACTCCCTCCAGGACCATCTGCTTTTTCAGCTTCACCTGACCGTCAGGGACGATGAACTCCTCAAGTTGGGCAGCCTCATCATCGGAGAGCTCGACGACAACGGCTACCTGCGTAGCAGCCTCGATGAACTCGCGCCACTGGTCAGCGCACCCTTGGAGTCGATGGAATCGGCGCTTCAGCTCATCCAGAGTTTCGATCCTGCCGGGGTGGGGGCGCGGGATCTTCGAGAATGTCTGCTTATTCAGCTCAGAATAGGGCCGAAGGAGCATGCGCTGGCGGAATCCATTGTCAATAGTTACCTTCCCGATCTGGAGCGTCACCGTTTCGCCAAAATTGCGGCTGCGCTCGGCGCATCGCTCAGAGAGGTGCAAGAGGCGATGACGCTTATCGCCTCACTGGAACCAAAGCCGGGTAAGAACTACAGCAGTGAAGAGCCCCAATATATTACGCCCGATGTCTATATTCTCAAGATCGATGGACGATTGCTGGTGGCGCTGAACGAAGACGGGCTCCCGCGCCTTCGAGTCAGTCGATATTATCGGCAGATCCTGTCCAAGCAAGCGCTTGCCTCGCGCGAGGCCAAAGGTTATGTTGAAGAGAAGATGCGCTCCGCCCTATGGTTCATCCGAAGCATTGAACAGCGGAAAAGGACGCTCATCAAGGTGGCCGAAAGTCTGGTCAAATACCAGAGAGAGTTCTTCGAGTATGGGCTCTCCCACCTTAAGCCTCTGACGCTTCGCGAAGTGGCTGATGACATCTCGATGCACGAGTCCACCATCAGTCGAGTGACCACCAATAAGTATGTGCAAACCCCGCAAGGGCTCTTCGGACTGAAATATTTTTTCCATCGTGGTGTTCCATCAACCGTTGGTGAAGTCGTGTCTTCTCGAAGGGTGAGGGACCTGGTCCGCCGATATCTGACGGAAGAAGATTCCAGTAAGCCGCTGAGTGACCAGAAGATTGTGGAGATTCTGGCGAAGGTGCACGGGGTTGAGATCGCCCGTCGAACCGTGGCCAAGTATCGTGGTCAACTCAAGATCCCCTCATCCAATCAACGTCGCTACGTGTAG
- a CDS encoding Protein DR_1082 has translation MQITITTRNLEITEPLRHYAEEKITRLQKFVNQITSAHVVLSVEKHRQIAEVTLHVREHTIRGEESSTDLYSAIDLVADKIERQILRYKEKIVEHSGRGSGRSLSPEEIGPAESEPFSEDGPRIVKTKQFAMKPLSPDEAAMQMSLLGHNFFVFRNARTQEVNVLYRRRDGDYGLIEPVG, from the coding sequence ATGCAGATTACGATTACGACTCGCAATCTCGAGATCACCGAACCCCTCAGACATTACGCAGAGGAGAAGATCACTCGCCTGCAGAAGTTCGTCAATCAGATTACCTCAGCTCATGTCGTCCTATCGGTCGAGAAGCATCGACAGATCGCTGAGGTGACGCTCCACGTGCGAGAGCATACGATCCGAGGAGAAGAATCGAGTACGGACCTGTACTCGGCCATCGATCTTGTCGCCGACAAGATCGAGCGTCAGATTCTTCGCTATAAGGAGAAGATTGTGGAGCACTCCGGTCGAGGCTCCGGTCGGTCGCTTTCTCCGGAAGAGATAGGGCCTGCAGAGAGCGAGCCCTTTTCGGAAGACGGTCCCCGCATCGTCAAGACGAAGCAGTTTGCCATGAAGCCGCTCTCCCCGGACGAGGCCGCCATGCAGATGAGCCTGTTGGGCCACAATTTTTTTGTGTTCCGAAATGCTCGCACTCAGGAGGTCAACGTGCTGTATCGAAGACGCGATGGGGATTACGGCTTAATTGAACCGGTAGGTTGA
- a CDS encoding conserved protein of unknown function (Evidence 4 : Homologs of previously reported genes of unknown function), translated as MKTAEVVIVTGVSGAGKSQAIKCLEDIGFFCIDNLPTTLIPTFVRLCTQSEHAIERVGLVIDVRGGEFLAPLFDILTMLRTDGHTVKIVFLDAYDEVLVRRFSESRRPHPLAAGKSALEGITAERQMLARLRDDADLIIDTSALNIHDLKRFLSQAFVRERPMAKIGLSLVSFGYKHGLPFDADIVFDTRFLPSPHFIDDLRPLTGLDSQIGEFLMRTSVTKPYLERLVDLLDFVVPLCEEEGRAYLTVALGCTGGHHRSVFFAEQLAGHFRETGYQINVRHRDIEKA; from the coding sequence GTGAAGACGGCTGAAGTCGTCATTGTCACGGGGGTATCCGGAGCCGGCAAGAGTCAGGCGATCAAGTGCTTGGAAGACATCGGTTTTTTCTGCATCGATAACCTGCCGACCACATTGATCCCCACCTTCGTTCGACTCTGCACGCAATCGGAGCATGCGATTGAGCGCGTCGGTCTTGTCATCGATGTTCGGGGTGGCGAGTTTCTAGCACCGCTGTTCGATATCTTGACGATGCTTCGGACCGATGGGCATACCGTGAAGATCGTGTTTCTGGACGCGTACGATGAGGTCCTTGTGCGGCGCTTCAGCGAGAGTCGACGCCCGCACCCCCTTGCGGCCGGAAAGTCGGCTCTGGAAGGAATTACGGCAGAGCGGCAGATGCTGGCGCGCCTACGTGACGATGCCGATCTCATTATCGATACGAGTGCGTTGAACATTCATGACCTGAAGCGGTTTCTCTCGCAGGCATTCGTGAGAGAGCGGCCGATGGCTAAGATCGGTCTCTCCCTGGTCTCTTTCGGCTATAAGCACGGACTGCCGTTCGATGCGGATATCGTCTTCGATACCCGATTTTTGCCCAGTCCCCATTTCATCGATGATCTGCGGCCGCTGACCGGCCTTGATTCGCAGATCGGCGAGTTTCTCATGCGGACCTCTGTGACCAAGCCTTACCTGGAACGCCTGGTCGATTTACTCGACTTTGTCGTCCCTCTCTGTGAGGAGGAGGGTCGCGCCTATCTGACTGTCGCGCTCGGCTGTACCGGCGGGCATCACCGTTCGGTCTTCTTTGCAGAACAGCTCGCCGGTCATTTTCGGGAGACCGGCTATCAGATCAATGTCCGGCACCGTGACATCGAAAAGGCCTGA
- a CDS encoding conserved protein of unknown function (Evidence 4 : Homologs of previously reported genes of unknown function): MPSAGRFLRMGASAGSINMGIDEALATLCRDSATLRFYAWESPTLSIGYAQRCDDIDLTACRTAMVALVRRPTGGRAVLHQQDLTYSLILPLRPPWTTYSIAESYRLINMCLLRGLERLGLKVTIGRRPRQAAGAPSPFCFPAISQYELLVGGKKMIGSAQRRFPAALLQQGSILLDFDPSGTVALLYPDEQAAAAGAIGAVGSLREVLGRLPDRREVETAIRHGFASEMGIELVEGELEPEECELSMQCAVARYASPDWTFRR, from the coding sequence ATGCCCTCCGCAGGCCGATTTCTGAGGATGGGCGCTTCTGCCGGTTCCATCAATATGGGGATCGATGAAGCGCTTGCCACTCTGTGCCGGGATAGCGCGACGCTGCGATTTTACGCGTGGGAGTCGCCCACACTTTCTATCGGTTACGCTCAACGGTGCGACGACATCGATTTGACAGCCTGTCGCACAGCCATGGTTGCGTTAGTACGTCGTCCTACGGGCGGTCGAGCGGTGCTGCACCAGCAGGACCTGACGTACAGTCTGATCCTGCCGCTACGCCCACCCTGGACAACGTATTCGATTGCAGAGAGTTATCGCCTGATTAATATGTGCCTGCTCCGGGGCCTTGAAAGGCTCGGTCTGAAGGTGACGATCGGGCGTCGCCCCAGACAGGCTGCTGGGGCGCCGTCTCCGTTTTGCTTTCCGGCTATCTCGCAGTATGAACTCCTGGTGGGTGGAAAAAAGATGATCGGTTCGGCCCAACGACGATTTCCAGCGGCACTTCTTCAACAGGGGAGTATTCTATTGGATTTCGATCCTTCCGGCACCGTTGCTCTTCTCTATCCAGACGAACAGGCTGCAGCGGCCGGTGCCATCGGGGCAGTAGGATCGTTGCGCGAAGTGCTGGGACGACTTCCCGATCGTCGGGAGGTGGAGACGGCGATTCGGCATGGGTTCGCATCGGAGATGGGGATCGAACTCGTGGAAGGCGAGCTTGAACCGGAGGAGTGCGAGCTGTCCATGCAGTGTGCCGTCGCCCGCTATGCCTCACCGGATTGGACCTTCCGTCGCTGA
- a CDS encoding protein of unknown function (Evidence 5 : No homology to any previously reported sequences): MRAVHAVCRRPLCLTGLDLPSLRACGIDLDSFIQRLLRYVCDSIAFLRGYMTAGKRAACIEKWGP; encoded by the coding sequence GTGCGAGCTGTCCATGCAGTGTGCCGTCGCCCGCTATGCCTCACCGGATTGGACCTTCCGTCGCTGAGAGCGTGCGGGATCGACCTTGACAGCTTCATTCAGCGTTTGCTACGGTACGTTTGTGATAGTATAGCATTTTTGCGGGGGTATATGACTGCGGGAAAGCGGGCAGCTTGCATTGAAAAGTGGGGGCCATAG
- the pgsA gene encoding CDP-diacylglycerol--glycerol-3-phosphate 3-phosphatidyltransferase (Phosphatidylglycerophosphate synthase) (PGP synthase): protein MEVGQDFKGSRVYMNLPNKLTLGRIFLVPFIIVFLVVGEKVPNYTAGVIFLAAVLTDWLDGRIARTTKQVTTLGKLLDPIADKLLISTALIALVQIGRAPAWMVVLVVGRELAITGLRTVAASQSIIIHASDFGKYKMLAEVAAVTFLILDWPPQWDFMGTQSLGFLCLWAAIALSIASGIDYFLKFWKLIDLSR, encoded by the coding sequence ATGGAAGTGGGGCAAGATTTCAAGGGGTCGAGAGTCTACATGAACCTGCCCAACAAGCTCACGCTTGGGAGAATCTTCCTGGTACCCTTTATCATCGTCTTTTTGGTTGTGGGAGAGAAGGTCCCGAACTATACGGCGGGTGTCATCTTCCTGGCCGCGGTCCTGACCGACTGGCTGGATGGCCGGATCGCTCGTACCACCAAGCAGGTTACGACACTGGGTAAGCTGCTCGACCCGATTGCCGATAAGCTGCTTATTTCGACGGCGCTCATCGCGCTGGTGCAGATCGGTCGCGCACCCGCCTGGATGGTCGTGCTGGTTGTCGGTCGTGAGCTGGCTATTACCGGGCTCAGGACGGTCGCTGCCTCGCAGAGTATCATTATCCACGCCAGCGATTTCGGGAAGTACAAGATGCTGGCTGAAGTAGCGGCGGTGACGTTCCTGATTCTTGACTGGCCCCCGCAATGGGATTTTATGGGCACCCAGTCGCTGGGCTTTTTGTGTCTGTGGGCGGCGATTGCATTGAGTATTGCGTCGGGCATCGACTATTTCTTAAAGTTCTGGAAACTGATCGATCTGAGTCGATAA
- a CDS encoding conserved hypothetical protein; putative membrane protein (Evidence 4 : Homologs of previously reported genes of unknown function), with product MSVSVWLVPLGYLAGSIPFGLLIAKLTTGVDVRKAGSGNIGATNVLRVVGSGAGALTLALDALKGWAPVALSQLLGAPELLVAAIGLAAFLGHLYPLFLGFRGGKGVATALGVLLALFAKIALLIVGVWLLTAALFRYSSLAALVTTVAAPFLVWILDGRQPYVGLTIIMCSFILIRHRENVSRLIAGHEGKIGKKLQGAELSRHDRLAS from the coding sequence ATGAGCGTCAGCGTGTGGCTTGTTCCGTTGGGATATCTGGCCGGCTCGATTCCATTCGGTCTTTTGATCGCCAAATTAACGACCGGAGTAGATGTACGGAAAGCCGGGAGCGGTAACATCGGCGCCACCAATGTCCTTCGTGTCGTAGGTTCCGGAGCCGGCGCACTCACTCTTGCCCTGGACGCGCTGAAGGGATGGGCGCCTGTCGCGTTGAGCCAACTCCTCGGCGCGCCGGAGCTGCTCGTTGCTGCGATCGGACTGGCTGCATTTCTGGGTCATCTCTATCCGCTCTTTCTCGGCTTTCGCGGGGGAAAGGGAGTCGCCACCGCCCTGGGGGTGCTGCTCGCGCTGTTTGCGAAGATCGCATTACTGATAGTGGGCGTCTGGTTGTTGACCGCCGCCCTCTTTCGTTATTCGTCTCTTGCGGCCCTCGTCACTACCGTTGCGGCCCCTTTTCTCGTCTGGATCCTGGACGGCCGACAGCCCTATGTAGGGCTGACGATCATCATGTGCAGCTTTATCCTCATCCGGCACCGGGAAAACGTGAGCCGCCTTATTGCAGGACACGAAGGGAAGATCGGAAAAAAGCTGCAGGGAGCGGAACTGTCACGGCACGATCGGCTCGCCTCGTAG
- the lysC gene encoding aspartokinase (Evidence 2a : Function of homologous gene experimentally demonstrated in an other organism; PubMedId : 11440130; Product type e : enzyme): MSLIVQKYGGSSVADVERITNVAHRVVETKVQGNDLVVVVSAMAGETDRLLGLAAKISDRPDERELDVIVATGEQISIGLLSLAIQHYGHKARSFTGAQVRIQTDTAHTKAKIVSVEVDRVQQALREGAIVIVAGFQGVTAEEDVTTLGRGGSDLTAVAMAAALKADLCEIYTDVEGVYTADPNIVPEARKLGKISYDEMLELASLGAKVLQARSVEYAKNYAVPIHVRSSFNTNQGTLVVQEDAEMERVVVSGIACDRNEAKITVLRVADRPGIAAKLFGQVAEANIVVDMIVQNISQDGTTDISFTVPKSDFSKAMSLVNAVAKEIGAQQVMGDDRVAKVSIVGVGMRTHSGVAAKMFEVLSCENINIMMISTSEIKVSCVIDAKYGELAVRVLHEAFGLAEYKPVEERA, encoded by the coding sequence ATGTCACTTATAGTTCAGAAATACGGCGGCAGCTCGGTAGCGGATGTAGAGCGGATCACAAATGTGGCGCACCGTGTGGTGGAGACGAAGGTTCAGGGGAACGACCTGGTCGTCGTCGTGTCAGCCATGGCCGGAGAGACAGACCGTCTGTTGGGCCTTGCCGCAAAGATCTCCGATAGGCCGGACGAACGAGAACTTGACGTCATTGTGGCGACCGGAGAACAGATTTCTATCGGTCTGTTGTCGCTGGCCATCCAACACTATGGGCATAAGGCCCGCTCTTTTACCGGAGCCCAGGTCAGGATCCAGACCGACACCGCTCATACCAAGGCCAAGATTGTCAGTGTTGAGGTTGACCGAGTACAACAGGCATTACGAGAGGGGGCTATCGTCATCGTCGCCGGGTTCCAAGGGGTTACGGCCGAAGAGGACGTGACGACGCTGGGGCGCGGCGGATCCGACCTGACGGCGGTCGCCATGGCGGCAGCCCTGAAGGCCGACCTCTGTGAGATCTATACTGATGTAGAGGGAGTCTACACTGCAGACCCGAATATTGTTCCGGAGGCGAGGAAGCTCGGGAAGATCTCCTATGATGAGATGCTCGAGTTGGCCAGTTTGGGGGCCAAGGTGCTTCAAGCTCGGTCGGTAGAGTATGCCAAGAATTATGCCGTACCGATTCACGTCCGTTCCAGTTTCAATACAAACCAGGGGACACTGGTAGTCCAGGAGGATGCAGAGATGGAGAGAGTGGTGGTCTCAGGGATCGCCTGCGACAGGAACGAGGCGAAGATCACCGTGCTGCGCGTGGCGGATCGGCCGGGGATCGCAGCGAAGCTGTTCGGTCAGGTTGCAGAGGCCAACATTGTTGTCGATATGATTGTTCAGAATATCAGTCAGGATGGGACCACCGATATTTCGTTCACGGTCCCAAAGTCTGATTTCTCGAAGGCGATGTCGCTCGTGAACGCGGTGGCCAAGGAGATTGGCGCCCAGCAGGTTATGGGTGACGACAGGGTCGCCAAGGTCTCCATTGTGGGGGTGGGGATGCGAACTCACTCCGGGGTGGCTGCGAAGATGTTTGAGGTCCTGTCATGCGAGAACATTAACATCATGATGATCAGTACCTCCGAGATCAAAGTCTCCTGTGTGATCGATGCCAAATATGGAGAGCTGGCCGTTCGGGTTCTTCATGAAGCCTTCGGCTTGGCCGAGTATAAGCCGGTAGAGGAGCGTGCGTGA
- a CDS encoding exported protein of unknown function (Evidence 5 : No homology to any previously reported sequences), which yields MKGAYTRRETIVASLFGMAIAGLVWGPALLRPFSHGQTIDLETLRLPEERAPAHTRVSSTAARVAKPRPGRRVDINHADIAALQTLPGIGPTLAQRIIAHRKAYGVFGDPSGLLEVDGIGSKRFGKVEPWIEAR from the coding sequence GTGAAGGGAGCGTATACCAGACGTGAGACGATCGTGGCCAGCCTCTTCGGTATGGCGATAGCCGGTCTTGTCTGGGGTCCTGCGCTCCTCAGGCCATTCAGTCATGGTCAAACTATCGATCTCGAAACACTCCGTCTCCCCGAAGAGCGGGCTCCTGCGCATACTCGCGTATCGTCGACGGCGGCCAGGGTCGCAAAGCCCAGACCGGGCCGTCGCGTAGATATTAATCATGCGGATATTGCAGCGCTTCAGACGCTTCCGGGAATCGGTCCGACGCTGGCTCAGCGAATCATCGCCCATCGAAAGGCTTATGGTGTGTTCGGCGATCCCAGCGGGCTTCTGGAGGTTGATGGGATCGGTTCGAAACGTTTTGGCAAGGTTGAGCCCTGGATCGAGGCTCGTTGA
- the scpA gene encoding Segregation and condensation protein A encodes MSYRVRLEMFEGPLDLLLYLIQVNEIDIYDIPIAKITQEYLGCLAEMKELDLEVAGEFLVLAATLIHIKSKMLIPVEEVVAEGLPAEDPRQELVERLLEYKRFKDAAMTFEELEAGQSLLYVRPADPVVPIADGPLEISLSALLRAFMTVMQRAPEAVAGEITPEMINVGERMVALLDRLAIQSPVSFMALFEGVTTRLQLIATFLGLLELLRRGLVRARQTDPGSEITIYRTVETAVETDGHPG; translated from the coding sequence ATGAGCTATCGCGTTCGTCTAGAGATGTTCGAGGGGCCGCTGGATCTTCTGTTGTATCTGATCCAGGTCAACGAGATTGATATCTACGATATCCCGATTGCCAAAATTACCCAGGAGTACCTCGGATGTCTGGCCGAGATGAAAGAGCTGGATTTGGAGGTTGCCGGAGAGTTTCTGGTGCTGGCCGCTACGCTGATCCATATCAAGTCGAAGATGCTCATCCCGGTCGAAGAAGTGGTAGCGGAGGGGCTGCCGGCAGAGGACCCGCGACAGGAGCTAGTAGAACGCCTACTGGAGTACAAGCGGTTTAAGGATGCGGCCATGACGTTTGAGGAGCTGGAAGCGGGCCAGTCGCTCCTCTACGTACGGCCTGCCGATCCCGTAGTTCCGATCGCCGACGGCCCTCTGGAGATCAGTCTCTCCGCGCTGCTTCGCGCATTTATGACGGTGATGCAGCGAGCGCCGGAGGCCGTAGCGGGCGAAATCACCCCGGAGATGATCAACGTAGGAGAGCGAATGGTGGCGCTGTTGGATCGGCTGGCGATTCAGAGCCCGGTGTCGTTTATGGCCCTTTTTGAAGGGGTGACGACGCGCCTCCAACTGATCGCCACCTTCCTCGGGCTGCTCGAACTGTTGCGTCGAGGCCTGGTCCGGGCCAGGCAAACCGATCCGGGGAGCGAGATCACGATCTATCGAACCGTTGAAACGGCAGTGGAGACCGATGGACACCCAGGCTGA
- the scpB gene encoding Segregation and condensation protein B yields MDTQADLSPLGIIEALLFVSDAPVSLERIEAVLDGYSKAEVNRLLADLLEQYRQPDRGISLSEVAGGYRLTTKPEAAPWIQRLRGSKPARLSRAALETLALIAYKQPITKPEIVAVRGVMVDGVLKTLVERDLVRILGRKPEVGRPILYGTSRSFLEYFGFKDLSELPTLKEIEALAPNPAPERTNQGAAGKEASHEAVEHIEEAEGIVRPD; encoded by the coding sequence ATGGACACCCAGGCTGACCTCAGTCCGCTCGGGATCATCGAGGCGTTGTTGTTTGTCTCTGATGCGCCGGTCTCACTGGAGCGCATCGAGGCGGTACTCGACGGGTACTCCAAAGCCGAGGTCAACCGCCTGCTCGCCGACTTACTGGAACAATACCGCCAACCGGATCGAGGCATTTCCCTCAGCGAGGTGGCGGGGGGCTATCGCCTGACGACTAAACCGGAGGCGGCCCCGTGGATTCAGCGACTTCGCGGATCTAAACCGGCCAGGCTGTCCAGGGCCGCCCTCGAGACGTTGGCACTCATTGCCTATAAGCAGCCGATTACCAAGCCGGAGATTGTGGCGGTTCGAGGGGTGATGGTTGACGGCGTCTTAAAGACGCTGGTTGAGCGTGATCTGGTCCGGATTCTCGGGCGAAAGCCCGAGGTGGGCAGACCGATCCTGTATGGGACCAGTCGTTCCTTCTTGGAGTATTTTGGATTCAAGGACCTCTCGGAGTTGCCGACCTTGAAAGAGATCGAAGCGCTGGCCCCGAATCCTGCCCCCGAGCGTACTAATCAGGGAGCGGCTGGGAAGGAGGCTTCACACGAGGCAGTTGAGCACATCGAGGAGGCGGAAGGAATCGTCCGGCCCGACTAA
- a CDS encoding Uncharacterized RNA pseudouridine synthase aq_1464 (RNA-uridine isomerase) (RNA pseudouridylate synthase), protein MSTSRRRKESSGPTKPARQTGGGEERLQRYLARAGLGSRRSCEQLILDGRVRVNGRIASQLGTKVSPGLDTVTCDHKPVTSSQSLHYLILHKPAGVLTSLSDPRGRPVIGDLLPPRGLPRLFPVGRLDYQTEGLVLLTNDGVLAHGLMHPSFEVEKEYLAKVRGCPTPDDLARLKAGVVSEGEKLWATHAAIVKPGIGSAWLKLIVHQGRYHEIRRMCDAIGHPVLRLQRIRVGPIVLGKLPKGCWRQLTPAELADIRRACLNAARRQTVGRRTARRPESEG, encoded by the coding sequence TTGAGCACATCGAGGAGGCGGAAGGAATCGTCCGGCCCGACTAAGCCGGCACGACAGACAGGCGGTGGAGAGGAGCGGCTGCAGCGCTACCTCGCACGGGCCGGGCTCGGCTCGCGTAGGAGTTGTGAGCAGTTGATCCTTGATGGGAGGGTGCGGGTTAACGGTCGGATCGCGAGTCAGCTTGGGACCAAGGTCTCACCCGGCCTCGATACGGTTACGTGCGATCACAAACCGGTTACCTCCTCTCAGAGTCTACACTATCTCATTCTTCATAAGCCGGCAGGCGTCCTGACGTCATTGTCCGATCCGCGGGGGCGACCGGTCATCGGCGACCTCCTGCCGCCGCGTGGGCTGCCCAGACTTTTTCCGGTCGGACGACTTGACTATCAGACCGAGGGACTGGTGCTTCTGACGAATGATGGGGTGCTGGCCCACGGGCTCATGCATCCCAGCTTCGAGGTGGAGAAGGAGTATCTCGCCAAGGTGCGTGGTTGCCCTACGCCAGACGATCTGGCCAGATTGAAGGCGGGGGTAGTATCGGAGGGGGAGAAACTGTGGGCGACTCACGCCGCGATTGTGAAGCCAGGGATCGGTTCCGCGTGGCTGAAACTCATCGTGCATCAGGGACGATATCACGAGATCCGACGGATGTGCGACGCCATCGGACACCCGGTACTGCGGCTCCAGAGGATTCGCGTCGGCCCGATCGTGTTAGGAAAATTGCCGAAAGGCTGTTGGCGACAACTTACCCCCGCTGAGCTCGCCGATATTCGTCGTGCCTGCCTGAACGCGGCACGCAGACAGACGGTGGGACGGCGGACTGCGCGTAGACCTGAGAGCGAGGGGTAG